The Sphingopyxis fribergensis genome contains a region encoding:
- a CDS encoding EF-hand domain-containing protein gives MAVSRFLIGGVASALMLTGGLFMWKGYTQISEEEVVPDPPPALPAIPVAAVGAPKRGPSPPALPAAKEASREERRFNRFDRDRNDRISRVELMSSRTAAFRKLDKDGNNLLTFEEWAAATGQRFAGADGDKSGDLTRAEFATTAPKQAAKPKCSC, from the coding sequence ATGGCAGTTTCCCGTTTTCTGATTGGCGGCGTCGCGAGCGCGCTGATGCTGACCGGCGGCCTGTTCATGTGGAAGGGCTATACGCAGATCTCCGAGGAAGAAGTGGTGCCCGACCCACCGCCGGCGCTGCCCGCGATCCCGGTCGCGGCGGTGGGGGCGCCCAAGCGTGGGCCGTCGCCGCCAGCGTTGCCCGCTGCGAAGGAGGCGTCGCGAGAGGAACGCCGCTTCAACCGCTTCGACCGTGATCGTAACGACCGGATCAGCCGGGTCGAACTGATGTCGTCGCGCACCGCAGCGTTCCGCAAGCTCGACAAGGATGGCAATAATCTGCTGACCTTCGAGGAATGGGCCGCGGCGACCGGGCAGCGTTTTGCCGGCGCCGACGGGGACAAGTCGGGCGATTTGACGCGCGCGGAGTTTGCGACAACGGCGCCGAAGCAGGCGGCAAAGCCAAAGTGTAGCTGTTAG
- a CDS encoding TauD/TfdA dioxygenase family protein: protein MTLTITPSGQSCGARITGVDLAHPLTPETVAEIRAAWLDHHVLSFPDQKMNEDDLERFTGYFGGFGEDPFIRPIPGHDHIIAVKRKADETAPLFAENWHSDWSFQARPPAGTCLFGITIPPVGGNTEFSNQHAALDAMPADLRARVEGLQAIHSARNGYAPTGLYGANDRGRSMDIRSDDEALETQRHPFVRAHPETGRKGLFGCAGYIIGFDGLDDSEGLPLLYELIQWQGREEFRYSHAWEPDMLIMWDNRSLLHRATGGYDGHDRLLHRTTIAAWEG, encoded by the coding sequence ATGACGCTCACCATCACCCCGAGTGGCCAATCCTGCGGCGCCCGCATCACCGGCGTCGACTTGGCGCATCCGCTCACCCCCGAAACCGTCGCCGAAATCCGCGCGGCGTGGCTCGACCATCATGTCCTGTCCTTCCCCGACCAGAAAATGAACGAAGACGATCTCGAACGTTTCACCGGCTATTTCGGCGGCTTCGGCGAAGATCCCTTCATTCGCCCGATCCCTGGCCACGACCATATCATCGCGGTAAAGCGGAAGGCCGACGAGACCGCGCCGCTGTTCGCCGAAAACTGGCACAGCGACTGGAGTTTTCAGGCGCGCCCGCCTGCGGGCACCTGCCTCTTCGGCATCACCATCCCCCCCGTCGGCGGCAACACCGAATTTTCGAACCAGCACGCCGCGCTCGACGCCATGCCCGCCGATCTGCGCGCGCGCGTCGAGGGGCTACAAGCCATCCACAGTGCCCGCAACGGCTATGCGCCCACCGGCCTGTACGGCGCGAACGATCGGGGGCGCAGCATGGACATCCGCTCGGACGACGAGGCGCTCGAGACGCAACGCCACCCCTTCGTCCGCGCGCACCCCGAAACCGGCCGCAAGGGCCTGTTCGGCTGCGCGGGCTATATCATCGGTTTCGATGGCCTCGACGATAGCGAGGGTCTGCCCTTGCTCTACGAATTGATCCAATGGCAGGGGCGCGAAGAGTTCCGATACAGCCACGCGTGGGAACCCGACATGCTCATCATGTGGGACAACCGTTCGCTGCTCCATCGCGCGACGGGCGGTTACGACGGCCATGACCGCCTGCTTCACCGCACGACGATCGCCGCGTGGGAGGGATAG
- a CDS encoding ribonuclease T2 family protein, with translation MRWLSVAAVGLAFAPMVAQAQALGCNIPDRIAVPRLKQPKRGEPVRNPAITGYLLAMSWSPQHCAEVRNPKDARDRFQCSGESGRFGWILHGLWPETDSAGYPQWCRPAKIVPQPVLRKHLCMTPSVQLLQHEWAKHGTCMSPHPAAYFRSAELLFRAVRFPDMKKLASKPQTAGSVRRAFASVNPGVTAPMIAVSADKQGWLDEVRFCLGPRMKPTKCQPFQSGAKDGRQIRVRATSPR, from the coding sequence TTGCGCTGGCTTAGCGTTGCAGCCGTCGGGCTTGCGTTCGCGCCGATGGTGGCGCAGGCGCAGGCACTGGGGTGCAATATCCCGGACCGCATCGCGGTCCCGCGGCTCAAACAGCCGAAGCGCGGCGAACCCGTCCGTAATCCGGCGATCACCGGCTATCTGTTAGCCATGAGCTGGTCGCCGCAGCATTGCGCCGAGGTGCGCAATCCGAAGGATGCACGCGACCGCTTTCAATGTTCGGGCGAGAGCGGTCGTTTCGGTTGGATACTCCACGGATTGTGGCCGGAGACGGATAGCGCCGGCTATCCGCAATGGTGCCGCCCGGCAAAGATCGTGCCGCAGCCGGTGCTTCGCAAACATCTGTGCATGACGCCGTCGGTGCAGCTGTTGCAGCACGAATGGGCGAAGCATGGGACGTGCATGAGTCCGCACCCGGCAGCCTATTTTCGTTCGGCCGAACTGTTGTTTCGTGCGGTCCGCTTTCCTGACATGAAAAAGCTGGCGTCGAAACCGCAAACGGCGGGAAGCGTCCGCCGGGCCTTTGCGTCGGTCAATCCGGGGGTGACGGCGCCGATGATCGCGGTGTCGGCCGACAAGCAGGGATGGCTGGACGAAGTGCGGTTTTGCCTGGGGCCGCGCATGAAGCCCACCAAATGTCAGCCCTTTCAAAGCGGCGCGAAAGACGGGCGCCAGATCCGCGTTCGGGCAACGTCCCCACGTTAA
- a CDS encoding hydrogen peroxide-inducible genes activator — MHNYLPSLKQMQYLVALHEHGHFGRAADACNVTQSTLSAGIRELETLLGQTLVERTRRVVRFTGLGNAIVEKAHRVLREAEELADMAAAAAAPLVGDLRMSVIPTIAPFLLPGMLRLLRKERPALKLFLREEPSAQACESLHHGTVDCVLLALPYACGDVESEALFDDALFVAFPGDQSEDLPAMVSADQLDPAQMLMLEDGHCLKDHVLAACNRPELRSGARMMGTSLHTLVQMVDNGLGITMLPQMAIEAGILDHTDIDTRPLDSDHDWRTIALVWRKGSPRAEEFKMLADIFRKHKGD; from the coding sequence ATGCACAATTACCTGCCCTCGCTGAAACAGATGCAATATCTCGTCGCGCTCCACGAGCACGGCCATTTCGGCCGCGCCGCCGACGCGTGCAACGTCACCCAATCTACCCTGTCGGCGGGAATCCGCGAGCTCGAAACCCTTCTCGGCCAGACGCTCGTCGAACGCACCCGCCGCGTCGTCCGCTTCACCGGGCTCGGCAATGCGATCGTCGAAAAGGCGCACCGCGTGCTGCGCGAGGCCGAGGAATTAGCCGACATGGCCGCCGCGGCCGCCGCGCCGCTCGTCGGCGACCTCCGGATGAGCGTCATCCCGACGATCGCACCCTTCCTGCTACCCGGGATGCTGCGGCTGCTCCGCAAGGAGCGCCCCGCGCTCAAGCTGTTTCTGCGGGAGGAGCCGAGCGCCCAGGCCTGCGAATCGCTGCATCACGGAACAGTCGACTGCGTGCTCCTCGCGCTCCCGTACGCATGCGGCGACGTCGAAAGCGAAGCACTTTTCGACGACGCGCTGTTCGTGGCCTTCCCCGGCGATCAATCGGAAGACCTGCCCGCGATGGTCAGCGCCGACCAGCTCGACCCCGCACAGATGCTGATGCTCGAGGATGGCCACTGCCTGAAGGACCATGTCCTTGCTGCGTGCAACCGCCCTGAACTCCGTTCCGGCGCGCGGATGATGGGGACGTCGCTGCACACACTCGTCCAGATGGTCGACAATGGTCTTGGCATCACGATGCTGCCGCAAATGGCGATCGAGGCCGGGATCCTTGATCACACCGACATCGACACGCGCCCGCTCGATTCGGATCACGACTGGCGCACGATCGCGCTGGTGTGGCGCAAGGGCAGCCCGCGCGCCGAAGAATTCAAAATGCTCGCCGATATTTTCCGCAAGCATAAGGGCGATTAG
- the moaD gene encoding molybdopterin converting factor subunit 1: protein MALNIAYFAWVRERMGVADETVDLPAGVADVGALVAWLAARDARGQIAFAEPHRIRAAIDGVMMGPDAPLLGAREVALFPPVTGG, encoded by the coding sequence ATGGCGCTGAATATCGCCTATTTCGCCTGGGTGCGCGAACGCATGGGGGTCGCCGACGAGACGGTCGACCTTCCGGCGGGCGTCGCCGATGTCGGCGCCCTGGTCGCATGGCTTGCCGCGCGTGATGCACGAGGACAAATCGCCTTTGCCGAACCACACCGCATCCGCGCGGCGATCGACGGGGTGATGATGGGCCCCGATGCGCCGCTTCTCGGTGCCCGCGAGGTTGCCCTGTTTCCGCCGGTGACGGGCGGATGA
- a CDS encoding DUF952 domain-containing protein, whose translation MTASTAFKVLTAQQWADFERERVFRGAPVDIADGYIHLSTAEQLETTIAKYFADQSGLMIAEVDLACLGDAVRWEPARGGDLFPHIYAELPIQAVISLQKRD comes from the coding sequence ATGACCGCGTCGACCGCCTTCAAGGTGCTCACTGCACAACAATGGGCCGATTTCGAACGCGAGCGCGTGTTCCGGGGCGCGCCGGTGGATATTGCCGACGGCTATATCCACCTGTCGACCGCGGAGCAGCTCGAGACGACGATCGCCAAATATTTCGCGGACCAATCGGGCCTGATGATCGCCGAGGTTGACCTTGCCTGCCTTGGCGACGCGGTGCGCTGGGAACCGGCACGCGGCGGCGATCTGTTCCCGCATATTTATGCCGAACTGCCGATCCAAGCCGTGATAAGCCTGCAAAAGCGCGACTAG
- the pgsA gene encoding CDP-diacylglycerol--glycerol-3-phosphate 3-phosphatidyltransferase — protein sequence MLSLPNILTLSRILAVPILLFLLWPGVVEGSHQPKPIDYALAFGLYCLMGITDYFDGYVARSRGIVSRLGAFLDPIADKIMIAAVILLLVFTRDITGYHVIAALMILLREIIVSGLREFLATLQVSMPVTQLAKWKTTFQLVAFGALILAGALPALAWIKTVGLISLWGAAVLTLITGWDYLRVGLKHMD from the coding sequence ATGCTCAGTCTTCCGAACATCCTGACATTGTCGCGTATTCTGGCGGTGCCCATCCTGCTGTTCCTGCTGTGGCCGGGGGTGGTCGAAGGGTCGCACCAGCCAAAGCCGATCGACTATGCGTTAGCCTTTGGCCTCTATTGCCTGATGGGCATTACCGATTATTTTGACGGTTATGTTGCGCGGTCGCGCGGGATCGTATCGCGGCTGGGCGCCTTCCTCGACCCGATCGCCGACAAGATCATGATCGCGGCGGTCATCCTGCTGCTGGTCTTCACGCGCGATATCACCGGCTATCATGTCATCGCCGCGCTGATGATCCTGCTCCGCGAGATCATCGTGTCGGGGCTCCGCGAATTTCTCGCGACGTTGCAGGTGTCGATGCCGGTGACGCAGCTCGCCAAATGGAAAACGACGTTCCAGCTGGTCGCTTTCGGCGCGCTGATCCTTGCGGGCGCGCTGCCCGCGCTTGCCTGGATCAAGACCGTCGGGCTTATTTCGCTGTGGGGCGCTGCGGTGCTGACGCTGATTACCGGCTGGGATTATCTGCGCGTCGGCCTGAAGCATATGGATTGA
- the nadC gene encoding carboxylating nicotinate-nucleotide diphosphorylase, which translates to MSQFSLPDFDLDAFVRATLAEDLGAGGDITSMATIPADARFGGVMDSRDAITVAGLPIAERFFRALEPAMEIEILVEEGAQVASGSDLMRLSGNARAMLTAERSALNTVQHLSGIATMTRQYVDALAGTGATLLDTRKTIPGLRVLEKYATRMGGAKNHRMGLWDAAMIKDNHVAVAGSVEEAVRRAVAAGIESIIVEVDRVAQVESALIAGATHLLLDNMDLAELRECVALVAGKVPTEASGGVRLDTIRAIGETGVTYVSVGRLTQSAPAADIGLDFALA; encoded by the coding sequence TGGGGGCGGGGGGTGATATCACGTCGATGGCGACGATTCCCGCTGACGCCCGGTTTGGCGGGGTGATGGACAGCCGCGACGCCATCACCGTCGCGGGGCTGCCGATCGCCGAGCGATTCTTTCGCGCGCTCGAACCTGCCATGGAGATCGAGATATTGGTCGAGGAGGGCGCGCAGGTTGCGTCGGGCAGCGACCTGATGCGGCTGTCGGGCAACGCGCGCGCGATGCTGACCGCCGAGCGTTCGGCGCTCAACACGGTGCAGCATCTGTCGGGAATCGCGACAATGACGCGCCAATATGTCGATGCGCTCGCCGGAACCGGCGCGACGTTGCTCGATACGCGCAAGACGATCCCGGGGCTGCGCGTGCTGGAGAAATATGCGACGCGGATGGGCGGCGCGAAGAATCACCGCATGGGGCTTTGGGATGCGGCGATGATCAAGGACAATCATGTCGCGGTGGCAGGATCGGTCGAGGAAGCGGTACGCCGCGCGGTGGCTGCCGGGATCGAGAGCATCATCGTCGAGGTCGACCGCGTGGCGCAGGTCGAGTCGGCACTAATCGCTGGGGCGACGCATCTGTTGCTCGACAATATGGACCTTGCGGAACTGCGCGAATGCGTGGCGCTGGTGGCCGGCAAGGTGCCGACCGAGGCGTCGGGCGGCGTGAGGCTCGATACGATCCGCGCGATCGGCGAGACGGGCGTGACCTATGTGTCGGTCGGGCGGCTGACCCAGTCGGCACCCGCGGCGGATATCGGGCTCGATTTTGCGCTGGCTTAG
- the trmFO gene encoding methylenetetrahydrofolate--tRNA-(uracil(54)-C(5))-methyltransferase (FADH(2)-oxidizing) TrmFO gives MSYDIHIIGGGLAGSEAAWQLAEAGFRVRLSEMRGGGDMTPAHQGDALAEMVCSNSFRSDDGDSNAVGLLHREMRTLGSIIMREADVYKVPAGSALAVDRDLFSGGVTHALENHPNIAIVRERVDVLPSEGLTIVATGPLTAAGLAASIGTATGKDALAFFDAIAPIVYRESIDMDIAWMASRWDKVGPIGDGKDYINCPMDKDQYHAFVQGLVDGDKTDFKQWEKDTPYFEGCMPIEVMAERGTETLRFGPMKGVGLDNPRTGRWPYAVVQLRQDNALGTLWNMVGFQTKLKHAAQVELFRTIPGLEKAEFARLGGLHRNSFIRSPELLDRQLRLKSAPHIRFAGQITGCEGYVESAAIGLIAARFAAAELAGRDLAPPPPDTALGALLGHITGGADAASYQPMNVNFGLFPPLAEDVRKKDRKLGYTARARASLAEWIKQADGIAG, from the coding sequence ATGAGCTACGACATTCACATCATCGGCGGTGGCCTCGCCGGATCCGAAGCCGCGTGGCAGCTCGCCGAGGCGGGGTTTCGCGTCCGCCTTTCGGAGATGCGCGGCGGCGGTGACATGACCCCGGCGCATCAGGGCGACGCGCTCGCCGAAATGGTATGCTCGAACAGCTTTCGCAGCGACGATGGCGACAGCAACGCGGTCGGCCTGCTTCACCGCGAAATGCGCACCCTCGGCTCGATCATCATGCGCGAGGCCGACGTCTACAAGGTGCCCGCGGGCTCCGCGCTCGCGGTCGACCGCGACCTCTTCTCGGGCGGCGTCACCCATGCGCTCGAAAATCACCCGAACATCGCTATCGTCCGCGAGCGCGTCGATGTGTTGCCCAGCGAGGGGCTGACAATCGTCGCGACCGGCCCGCTCACCGCCGCCGGCCTCGCCGCGAGCATCGGCACCGCAACGGGCAAGGATGCCCTCGCCTTCTTCGACGCGATCGCCCCCATCGTCTACCGTGAGAGCATCGACATGGACATCGCGTGGATGGCGAGCCGCTGGGACAAGGTCGGGCCGATCGGCGACGGCAAGGATTATATCAACTGCCCGATGGACAAGGATCAGTATCACGCCTTCGTCCAGGGGCTCGTCGACGGCGACAAGACCGATTTCAAACAGTGGGAAAAGGACACTCCTTACTTTGAGGGCTGCATGCCGATCGAGGTGATGGCCGAGCGCGGCACCGAAACACTGCGCTTCGGCCCGATGAAAGGCGTCGGCCTCGACAATCCGCGCACCGGGCGCTGGCCCTATGCGGTCGTCCAGCTGCGCCAGGACAATGCTCTCGGCACGCTGTGGAACATGGTCGGCTTCCAGACCAAGTTGAAGCACGCAGCACAGGTCGAACTATTCCGTACCATCCCCGGGCTTGAAAAGGCCGAGTTCGCGCGCCTCGGCGGGCTCCACCGCAACAGCTTCATTCGCTCGCCTGAACTACTCGACCGACAACTCCGCCTCAAATCGGCGCCGCATATCCGCTTCGCCGGCCAGATCACCGGCTGCGAAGGTTATGTGGAAAGCGCCGCGATCGGGCTGATCGCCGCGCGCTTCGCCGCTGCCGAACTCGCGGGCCGCGACCTCGCACCCCCGCCCCCCGACACCGCGCTGGGCGCACTGCTCGGCCATATCACCGGCGGCGCCGATGCCGCGAGCTACCAGCCGATGAACGTCAACTTCGGCCTGTTCCCGCCGCTCGCAGAGGACGTCCGTAAGAAGGACCGCAAGCTCGGCTATACTGCGCGCGCCCGCGCGTCGCTCGCCGAATGGATCAAGCAAGCCGACGGGATCGCGGGCTAA
- a CDS encoding MFS transporter → MTGTFALLKQRRFLPLFVTQLLGAFNDNLFKNAMVLFVVYGVFNDEASETAFSAIATGLFILPFFLLSALSGQLADTRDKARIIRIVKFCEILIMLVGAIGLVLAWLGWAVHLVAIPLMLLALFAMGIHSTFFGPIKYAILPQHLKSDEVLAGTGLVEAGTYIAILAGTILAGVIDVEWAAIGVVVVAALGYWTGTKVPPAPPEHEETGIDWHIVRSSIALVRGTMHIPRLYLAILSISFFWTIGAVLFIQFPPLVKNILHADKSVASLFLAVFSIGIAIGSVAVNRLLKGQVSARYSPASVIVMGVFVLAFYWVCRDWGANAEGLLYDIYSWSSRVWSTPPARLYDIQGFLAHDGVIPLLASLLGIAISGGMFVVPLYAFLTTTVPKDQTARTVAANNIVNSGAMVAGSLLAIGLGFAGVGVVDQLLMSAIMCLVSAWLAQKLHRACD, encoded by the coding sequence ATGACCGGCACCTTTGCGCTGTTGAAGCAACGCCGGTTCCTGCCCCTTTTCGTCACCCAACTGCTCGGCGCGTTCAACGACAATCTGTTCAAGAACGCGATGGTTCTGTTCGTCGTCTATGGGGTGTTCAACGACGAAGCATCTGAAACGGCATTCAGCGCCATTGCGACCGGCCTGTTCATCCTTCCCTTCTTCCTGCTCTCTGCGCTGTCGGGGCAGCTTGCCGACACGCGCGACAAGGCGCGGATCATCCGCATCGTCAAATTCTGCGAAATCCTCATCATGCTCGTCGGCGCGATCGGGCTGGTCCTCGCGTGGTTGGGCTGGGCAGTGCATCTGGTCGCGATCCCGCTGATGCTGCTTGCGCTGTTCGCGATGGGGATCCACTCGACCTTCTTCGGCCCGATCAAATATGCGATCCTGCCGCAACATCTGAAAAGTGATGAAGTGCTGGCGGGGACCGGGCTGGTGGAGGCTGGCACCTATATCGCGATCCTCGCCGGGACCATTTTGGCCGGCGTGATCGACGTTGAATGGGCCGCGATCGGCGTTGTCGTCGTCGCCGCCCTTGGTTATTGGACGGGGACCAAGGTGCCGCCGGCGCCGCCGGAGCATGAAGAAACCGGCATCGACTGGCACATCGTCCGCTCGTCGATCGCGCTCGTCCGCGGCACGATGCACATACCGCGCCTCTATCTCGCGATCCTGTCGATCAGCTTTTTCTGGACCATCGGGGCGGTACTGTTCATCCAGTTCCCGCCGCTGGTAAAGAATATTCTCCACGCCGACAAAAGCGTCGCCAGCCTGTTCCTTGCGGTCTTCTCGATCGGCATCGCGATCGGCTCGGTCGCGGTCAACCGCCTGCTCAAGGGACAGGTTTCGGCACGCTACAGCCCCGCCAGCGTCATCGTCATGGGCGTGTTCGTCCTCGCCTTTTACTGGGTCTGCCGCGACTGGGGGGCGAACGCGGAAGGGCTGCTTTATGACATCTATTCGTGGTCATCGAGGGTGTGGAGCACACCTCCGGCGCGACTCTATGACATCCAAGGTTTCCTCGCACATGACGGGGTCATCCCGCTGCTCGCCAGCCTGCTCGGCATCGCGATCAGCGGCGGCATGTTCGTCGTGCCGCTCTATGCCTTCCTCACGACCACCGTCCCCAAGGATCAGACGGCGCGCACGGTCGCGGCGAACAATATCGTCAATTCCGGCGCGATGGTCGCGGGATCGCTGCTCGCGATCGGACTGGGTTTCGCCGGGGTCGGTGTGGTCGATCAACTGCTGATGAGCGCGATCATGTGCCTGGTTTCAGCCTGGCTCGCGCAAAAGCTGCACCGCGCCTGCGATTGA
- a CDS encoding glycine zipper 2TM domain-containing protein, translated as MFLLKRLALTALIGASALAALPVEADARDRHHRHGYYGHRDNDRYRDYRRYDRRDYRRDYRRSHYRDRNYYCRRGSGTTGLIVGGAAGALLGREVDRYRDRLPGTIIGGAAGALIGREVDRGGRRC; from the coding sequence ATGTTCCTGTTAAAGAGACTGGCGTTGACCGCGTTGATCGGCGCCAGCGCCCTTGCAGCATTGCCGGTCGAAGCCGACGCGCGCGACCGGCACCACCGCCACGGCTATTATGGTCACCGCGACAATGATCGCTATCGCGATTATCGGCGCTACGACCGGCGTGATTACCGTCGCGATTATCGGCGCAGCCATTATCGCGACCGCAACTATTATTGCCGGCGCGGCAGCGGAACGACGGGCCTGATCGTCGGGGGTGCCGCGGGCGCCTTGCTGGGCCGGGAGGTCGATCGCTACCGCGACCGGCTGCCGGGCACGATCATCGGCGGCGCTGCCGGCGCGCTGATCGGTCGCGAGGTCGATCGCGGCGGTCGTCGCTGCTAG
- a CDS encoding peroxiredoxin encodes MKMLMKFAVSLGLGLSLAVLPAQGVAALKQGAKAPDFTLNAAQGGKPFSLSLKQTLKKGPVVLYFFPAAFTPGCTIEAHLFAESSDDFNRLGARVVGVTAGNIERVAEFSKSECRDKFAVAADPGAKVAAKYDTMLRRPNQPAISNRTSFVIAPNGTILLSYTDSKPQAHIEKTITAVRAWKAGQR; translated from the coding sequence ATGAAGATGCTGATGAAATTTGCCGTATCATTGGGTCTCGGCCTGTCGCTCGCGGTGCTTCCGGCGCAGGGCGTCGCGGCGCTCAAGCAGGGTGCCAAAGCCCCCGACTTTACGCTGAACGCCGCACAGGGCGGCAAACCGTTCAGCCTGTCGCTGAAGCAGACGCTGAAGAAGGGGCCGGTCGTCCTCTATTTCTTTCCCGCCGCCTTTACCCCGGGCTGCACGATCGAAGCCCATCTGTTTGCCGAATCGAGCGATGATTTCAACCGACTGGGCGCGCGCGTCGTCGGCGTCACCGCCGGCAACATCGAGCGCGTCGCCGAATTCTCCAAATCGGAATGCCGCGACAAATTTGCCGTCGCGGCCGATCCAGGTGCGAAGGTCGCGGCGAAATATGACACCATGCTCCGGCGCCCGAACCAGCCGGCGATTTCCAACCGGACGTCGTTCGTCATCGCGCCGAACGGGACGATCCTGCTCAGCTACACCGATAGCAAACCGCAGGCGCATATCGAAAAGACGATAACGGCGGTGCGCGCGTGGAAAGCCGGGCAACGCTGA
- a CDS encoding lysoplasmalogenase family protein has protein sequence MQRGVMMSEAGWDRARWLWWLALLGGISFFVAVYLRLDGPAIWAWKTSGVGLLALWAATNARKKNGWLIAAVLGFGALGDWLLDAKGLVVGAAAFAAGHVIAIILYLTNRRATTTPSQRLLGWLTMPATLIIVWAMLSPAAGWWHAAVYSLFVAAMAAAAWTSRFPRYRTGIGAMLFLASDLFIFAGEGDVLSKDITMWLVWPLYFTGQALIAWGVVGTLAKEARG, from the coding sequence ATGCAAAGGGGGGTGATGATGAGCGAAGCGGGCTGGGACAGGGCGCGATGGTTGTGGTGGCTGGCGTTGCTTGGCGGGATCAGCTTTTTCGTTGCGGTGTATCTGCGGCTCGATGGTCCGGCGATCTGGGCGTGGAAGACGAGCGGCGTCGGCTTGCTGGCGCTTTGGGCGGCAACGAATGCGCGCAAGAAGAATGGCTGGCTGATCGCGGCCGTCCTCGGTTTCGGAGCACTCGGCGACTGGCTGCTCGATGCGAAAGGGCTTGTCGTGGGCGCGGCGGCTTTCGCGGCGGGGCATGTGATCGCGATCATCCTGTATCTGACTAACCGGCGCGCCACGACGACGCCGTCGCAGCGCTTGCTCGGCTGGCTGACGATGCCCGCGACGCTGATCATCGTCTGGGCGATGCTGAGCCCTGCGGCGGGCTGGTGGCACGCCGCGGTCTATTCGCTGTTCGTCGCCGCGATGGCGGCCGCCGCATGGACGAGCCGCTTTCCGCGCTATCGCACCGGGATCGGCGCGATGCTGTTCCTCGCGAGCGATCTCTTCATCTTTGCGGGCGAGGGGGATGTGCTGTCCAAAGACATCACGATGTGGCTCGTCTGGCCGCTCTATTTTACGGGGCAGGCGCTGATCGCGTGGGGCGTCGTCGGCACGCTGGCCAAGGAAGCGCGCGGCTAA
- a CDS encoding molybdenum cofactor biosynthesis protein MoaE produces the protein MIRVAVQQEAIDVATELDLHDAGGHGASASFIGRVRGDAGLTELFLDHHPAMTEAGLADLAHAAADRWHLSALTLIHRIGPMAPGETIVFVLTSSAHRAEALAACEFLIDRLKTDVMLWKRETFADGRVGWVEPREGDQARAGKWGA, from the coding sequence ATGATCCGCGTTGCCGTCCAGCAGGAGGCAATCGATGTAGCCACGGAACTCGATCTGCACGATGCGGGGGGGCATGGGGCGAGCGCGAGTTTCATCGGGCGCGTGCGCGGCGACGCCGGGCTGACCGAGCTGTTCCTCGACCATCATCCGGCGATGACCGAGGCGGGGCTTGCCGATCTCGCGCATGCAGCGGCCGATCGTTGGCACCTGTCAGCGCTGACCCTGATCCACCGCATCGGTCCGATGGCGCCGGGCGAGACGATCGTATTTGTCCTCACGAGCAGCGCGCACCGCGCCGAGGCGCTGGCGGCGTGCGAGTTTCTGATCGATCGGTTGAAAACCGACGTGATGCTGTGGAAACGTGAAACCTTCGCCGACGGGCGCGTCGGGTGGGTCGAACCGCGCGAGGGCGACCAGGCGCGGGCGGGGAAATGGGGCGCCTAA
- a CDS encoding host attachment family protein → MTLAPNTLVLVADGRKALFLRNQGDARQIDLRTTSHQEREDRKDSDIKTDASGQSPAPAGTGLPGGTMGEPDFHQQEEDRFARDLAEKINAMALAGKFDALVVVAPARTMGELRPLWHKEVSTRLVGEHVKEMTDRPVADIEALLVGEAGPPS, encoded by the coding sequence ATGACTCTCGCCCCCAACACACTCGTCCTCGTCGCCGACGGCCGCAAAGCGCTGTTTCTGCGCAATCAGGGCGACGCACGTCAGATAGACCTGCGCACGACCTCTCATCAAGAACGCGAAGACCGCAAGGACAGCGACATCAAGACCGACGCGTCGGGCCAGTCGCCCGCTCCCGCCGGCACCGGCCTGCCCGGCGGCACGATGGGCGAACCGGATTTCCATCAACAGGAGGAAGACCGCTTCGCCCGCGACCTCGCCGAAAAAATCAACGCGATGGCGCTTGCCGGCAAGTTCGACGCGCTCGTCGTCGTCGCTCCCGCGCGGACGATGGGCGAGCTCCGCCCGCTCTGGCACAAAGAAGTGAGCACCCGCCTCGTCGGCGAACATGTCAAGGAAATGACCGACCGCCCGGTCGCCGACATCGAGGCGCTGCTCGTTGGAGAAGCCGGACCGCCGTCCTGA